A genome region from Cyanobacterium stanieri LEGE 03274 includes the following:
- the rsfS gene encoding ribosome silencing factor, with product MTKSDLQIEHQLNSTNDHVNKPFDSKELAFIIADAADDRKGEDIKILDVSQLSYLADYFIVITGFSVPQLRAISLSIEGKVSDKLGIEPVRVEGKSEGNWILHDYGDVIAHIFLPEAREYYGLEAFWGRATTIDNQEWMNK from the coding sequence ATGACTAAATCTGATCTACAAATAGAGCATCAATTAAATTCAACCAACGACCATGTAAACAAACCTTTTGACAGTAAAGAATTAGCTTTTATTATTGCTGATGCCGCCGACGATCGCAAGGGGGAAGACATAAAAATTCTCGATGTTTCCCAATTATCCTACCTCGCAGATTATTTTATCGTTATCACTGGTTTTTCTGTTCCTCAATTAAGGGCGATTTCCCTATCCATTGAAGGAAAAGTAAGCGATAAACTAGGCATCGAACCTGTGAGGGTAGAAGGCAAAAGCGAGGGTAACTGGATTTTACATGATTATGGGGATGTCATTGCCCATATCTTTTTACCCGAAGCCCGTGAATACTACGGTTTAGAAGCCTTCTGGGGCAGAGCCACTACC